The nucleotide sequence GAATATGGATTTAGTTTTATGCGGAGAAAACTTCGAAGGTGTATTATATTTGGGTGTAGTAACACTTAAATATTACGTTACGATTTTGAGCGAACCTAGGGTATGTAGAAGGAAAATGAAatcatttattgttttatcTATTGTGGCTTTATAGTATGTAgggaaagaaaataataaatggtATATTGCACGATATTAAACTAAAATGCATTAAAGAAtctaatttgttaattttatttaatcagaaattttttttttttttttttttgaaagacCACAAGTTTggaatattaatttaataatactttATACTTTTCTTACGAAGATAATGCAAATACACAAACAAATCGCAAAAAATTGGTCAACTTTAACAGACAGTGAagaacaatcaattttaatcAAGCATTCTAAACAAGGCAAAATAGTAACAATTCTTTATTTAGGTACGATATGTTTCTATTTATTAACTTTGTTCATTTATATTAGTTGGTATGTAGCAGGCAAatacaacaattttcatatttccaataataacattttgatttataatcTTTTTGTTGTACATAAAAGTACAAGACAAAAGTCAGTATAACCTCTTCATATAAACTAGCAtcattacaaataaaatttactaaCAATTTTATCGAGCATTACAAATTAATGACAGTTTCTTCATAAATACCtatttaagtatttataagatttaactttttttaacttattaaaattcaaaagatatcaagaaaaaaaataaaacaaactcGTTTCATGCCATATTTAGTTAAGGTCATTCTacaaatgaatttatttttagtttactTGTATGCCGCAGGATTTGCTTTCTCTCAAGTGTCAATGGTGCCTGTGATTCTTGATTATATTTGGCCATTAAATGAGTCCCGACCAAAAATTCTTATTGTACATGCAGAATATATTATTGACCCATTACAGTATTATTTTGAGCTTTATGGAGCATATTGTATATTGACATTTGTAAACTTGACTGTGCTAATAAGTATTGATACTGCATTCTCATCAATAGTTTATCAAAATCTCGGAGTATTCTCTATCGTTAAGTAAGACATGTTCACTATAAATCCAATTAATTGATACAAAAAATTCACAAACTCCGATCGCTCAGTCCACTCGATGCACAATAATTTATACTAAATTATATCACATAATTTCAAGTTTCGGCAGGGGTGCACATAatattctatttatttattcttataGGAATCGGTTGAATGCTGTCACAAAACGtccgaatgaaaaaaaagataatgcTTATGAGTTGATCGTTGGTGCTATTCGGTTGCATAATAGTGCTTTACAGTAAGTATATAAAAACTGTTTGCAATTAATCTTATGATTTAGTTTTTATctatgatttattattatatattttaaatgtcaTTATTGTAATCTAACGTAACAGAGTTaaaataaaccaaaataaaacatattaTGTTAAATAGTACAAACAAgctaaataaatcaattattattttgttctaacaatatatatttaatcaaATATTCAACATAGGTTTAATGATCTCATTGAAATGTCTTACCGCAAAACGTTTCTTATTATTTTGGGATACACAATACTATTTCTAAGTGTTGGAGGTGTTATAGTAAGTTTTGATATTTAACACGTGTctgtattaatattttttgtattattatggaccatttatttttacagcttATAGAACAAACGaacataatgcaatttattaGATTAGCAATGATAGAAGTTGGTGTAATGATTCACTTGTTATATTTAAGTTATCCAGGACAAAAAGTTTTAGATTACAGTTCCAGCATTTGTCAGGAATCGTAAGTATGTTTCAAAgactttttaatattcaatttttaaactCAAATGGTTTTCCGTGATCAGGTATACGAATGAATGGTATTTGATATCAAAgaaatctaaaattttattaaaatttatgatgTTACGATGTATTAAACCGTCTGTCTTAACCGCTGGAGGATTATACATTATGAACTACGAAAATTATGGCATTGTAATGTACTAATCTAAATTATAAGTtgcatttattattcaaaagaaCTGTTTTTGGGTTGTCGTGTTCAAATGTACGTTTTCTGCACATgcgatttatttatatctTGAAACATAAATTGTTGAATGTCCTATTAGTATAAAAAGGAGATGTTAATCATATTCTTCCTGCAACTGGCTAAAATTTTTCGAGTTTGATCTCTATGAATGAGcgagttttttaattttcaaggCCAAGTGGACAGATAACCTGCacgtgaaaataaaaacttcaACAGAGtaaagctttctctctccaaaaattaattttttcagaaagtTTACTCAGTGTGGATTATATACTTGCCATCGATAGAGCACACCTCACGATTTAATCTGCGAATCGGAAACTCTAAGTTGTGTTATTTTCCGTGGCAAGTTTTGATATGATTTAATAAGCGCcatatttaaatttgaaatctaATGTACATAATTagt is from Nasonia vitripennis strain AsymCx chromosome 1, Nvit_psr_1.1, whole genome shotgun sequence and encodes:
- the LOC100463241 gene encoding uncharacterized protein LOC100463241 isoform X5; the encoded protein is MSYACKGYTIRIKYNMDVQKVEEVYDQHLRINKTLQIHSGLWPYRPIKEKLIRRTIVFIMMAIFIFPHINGMRTWCGKNMDLVLCGENFEGVLYLGVVTLKYYVTILSEPRIMQIHKQIAKNWSTLTDSEEQSILIKHSKQGKIVTILYLVYLYAAGFAFSQVSMVPVILDYIWPLNESRPKILIVHAEYIIDPLQYYFELYGAYCILTFVNLTVLISIDTAFSSIVYQNLGVFSIVKNRLNAVTKRPNEKKDNAYELIVGAIRLHNSALQFNDLIEMSYRKTFLIILGYTILFLSVGGVILIEQTNIMQFIRLAMIEVGVMIHLLYLSYPGQKVLDYSSSICQES
- the LOC100463241 gene encoding odorant receptor 49b isoform X1; the encoded protein is MSYACKGYTIRIKYNMDVQKVEEVYDQHLRINKTLQIHSGLWPYRPIKEKLIRRTIVFIMMAIFIFPHINGMRTWCGKNMDLVLCGENFEGVLYLGVVTLKYYVTILSEPRIMQIHKQIAKNWSTLTDSEEQSILIKHSKQGKIVTILYLVYLYAAGFAFSQVSMVPVILDYIWPLNESRPKILIVHAEYIIDPLQYYFELYGAYCILTFVNLTVLISIDTAFSSIVYQNLGVFSIVKNRLNAVTKRPNEKKDNAYELIVGAIRLHNSALQFNDLIEMSYRKTFLIILGYTILFLSVGGVILIEQTNIMQFIRLAMIEVGVMIHLLYLSYPGQKVLDYSSSICQESYTNEWYLISKKSKILLKFMMLRCIKPSVLTAGGLYIMNYENYGIIIKTAMSYVAVLASFR
- the LOC100463241 gene encoding odorant receptor 49b isoform X3, whose amino-acid sequence is MDVQKVEEVYDQHLRINKTLQIHSGLWPYRPIKEKLIRRTIVFIMMAIFIFPHINGMRTWCGKNMDLVLCGENFEGVLYLGVVTLKYYVTILSEPRIMQIHKQIAKNWSTLTDSEEQSILIKHSKQGKIVTILYLVYLYAAGFAFSQVSMVPVILDYIWPLNESRPKILIVHAEYIIDPLQYYFELYGAYCILTFVNLTVLISIDTAFSSIVYQNLGVFSIVKNRLNAVTKRPNEKKDNAYELIVGAIRLHNSALQFNDLIEMSYRKTFLIILGYTILFLSVGGVILIEQTNIMQFIRLAMIEVGVMIHLLYLSYPGQKVLDYSSSICQESYTNEWYLISKKSKILLKFMMLRCIKPSVLTAGGLYIMNYENYGIIIKTAMSYVAVLASFR
- the LOC100463241 gene encoding uncharacterized protein LOC100463241 isoform X7 produces the protein MDVQKVEEVYDQHLRINKTLQIHSGLWPYRPIKEKLIRRTIVFIMMAIFIFPHINGMRTWCGKNMDLVLCGENFEGVLYLGVVTLKYYVTILSEPRIMQIHKQIAKNWSTLTDSEEQSILIKHSKQGKIVTILYLVYLYAAGFAFSQVSMVPVILDYIWPLNESRPKILIVHAEYIIDPLQYYFELYGAYCILTFVNLTVLISIDTAFSSIVYQNLGVFSIVKNRLNAVTKRPNEKKDNAYELIVGAIRLHNSALQFNDLIEMSYRKTFLIILGYTILFLSVGGVILIEQTNIMQFIRLAMIEVGVMIHLLYLSYPGQKVLDYSSSICQES
- the LOC100463241 gene encoding odorant receptor 49b isoform X6, yielding MRTWCGKNMDLVLCGENFEGVLYLGVVTLKYYVTILSEPRIMQIHKQIAKNWSTLTDSEEQSILIKHSKQGKIVTILYLVYLYAAGFAFSQVSMVPVILDYIWPLNESRPKILIVHAEYIIDPLQYYFELYGAYCILTFVNLTVLISIDTAFSSIVYQNLGVFSIVKNRLNAVTKRPNEKKDNAYELIVGAIRLHNSALQFNDLIEMSYRKTFLIILGYTILFLSVGGVILIEQTNIMQFIRLAMIEVGVMIHLLYLSYPGQKVLDYSSSICQESYTNEWYLISKKSKILLKFMMLRCIKPSVLTAGGLYIMNYENYGIIIKTAMSYVAVLASFR
- the LOC100463241 gene encoding odorant receptor 49b isoform X2 → MSYACKGYTIRIKYNMDVQKVEEVYDQHLRINKTLQIHSGLWPYRPIKEKLIRRTIVFIMMAIFIFPHINGMRTWCGKNMDLVLCGENFEGVLYLGVVTLKYYVTILSEPRIMQIHKQIAKNWSTLTDSEEQSILIKHSKQGKIVTILYLGFAFSQVSMVPVILDYIWPLNESRPKILIVHAEYIIDPLQYYFELYGAYCILTFVNLTVLISIDTAFSSIVYQNLGVFSIVKNRLNAVTKRPNEKKDNAYELIVGAIRLHNSALQFNDLIEMSYRKTFLIILGYTILFLSVGGVILIEQTNIMQFIRLAMIEVGVMIHLLYLSYPGQKVLDYSSSICQESYTNEWYLISKKSKILLKFMMLRCIKPSVLTAGGLYIMNYENYGIIIKTAMSYVAVLASFR
- the LOC100463241 gene encoding odorant receptor 49b isoform X4; translated protein: MDVQKVEEVYDQHLRINKTLQIHSGLWPYRPIKEKLIRRTIVFIMMAIFIFPHINGMRTWCGKNMDLVLCGENFEGVLYLGVVTLKYYVTILSEPRIMQIHKQIAKNWSTLTDSEEQSILIKHSKQGKIVTILYLVYLYAAGFAFSQVSMVPVILDYIWPLNESRPKILIVHAEYIIDPLQYYFELYGAYCILTFVNLTVLISIDTAFSSIVYQNLGVFSIVKNRLNAVTKRPNEKKDNAYELIVGAIRLHNSALQFNDLIEMSYRKTFLIILGYTILFLSVGGVILIEQTNIMQFIRLAMIEVGVMIHLLYLSYPGQKVLDYSSSICQESYTNEWYLISKKSKILLKFMMLRCIKPSVLTAGGLYIMNYENYGIVMY